In Arthrobacter citreus, a single genomic region encodes these proteins:
- a CDS encoding flagellar biosynthesis anti-sigma factor FlgM — MKGNPSDEDRFHLDQNNIEKIAEDKRENREERIEISPQTKEDQNADEIITKRNDRIEHLKKQIEEGTYKVQAMEVAEKMLKYFQKK, encoded by the coding sequence ATGAAGGGTAATCCATCTGATGAAGATCGATTTCATTTAGATCAAAACAATATAGAAAAGATTGCAGAGGATAAACGAGAGAATAGAGAAGAAAGAATAGAAATCTCCCCTCAGACTAAGGAAGATCAAAATGCCGATGAGATAATCACGAAACGCAATGATCGTATAGAGCATTTAAAAAAGCAAATCGAAGAAGGAACCTACAAAGTGCAAGCTATGGAAGTTGCTGAAAAAATGCTTAAGTACTTTCAGAAAAAATAA
- a CDS encoding APC family permease, with the protein MLSILKRYLIGKPLKSTELSEQRLSNTKALAILSSDALSSVAYGPEQILIVLTTVGAVAYWYSVPIGIGVLILLLALILSYRQIIFSYPHGGGAYVVSKQNLGVVPGLVAGGSLLVDYILTVAVSVSAGTDAITSAFPILHSHTVFIAVILVMCITILNLRGLTESASILAYPVYLFVVALVIIIIVGLYNVFTGHAPQTDHAAIGTVVPGISLFILLKAFSSGCSALTGVEAISNAIPNFKVPSDKNAAKTLLMMGSILAVLFSGIMFLAYWYGIVPNAEETVMSQLGSDIFGRNIIYFFVQGTTALILVLAANTGFSAFPLLAYNLASDKFMPRMYLLRGDRLGYSNGIITLGVASILLIIAFQGKTEALIPLYAVGVFVPFTLSQTGMVVKWIRQKPPGWFPKLIANFVGAFISATVSIIFLTTKLNQVWSIFIFLPLIVILFLRIRKHYEAVGDQLRLNNDIPEKISGNIMVVPVAGITKVVERTMQYAQGIADEVYAVYISFDKESEDQMREKWQGWNPNVNLIVVHSEYREITRPLLKVIDEMEAKAHEQGFEITVLIPQFITKKNWHNILHNQSSLLLRAYLLHKRSVIVTTVPFRFKV; encoded by the coding sequence ATGTTATCGATATTAAAACGATACTTGATTGGTAAACCACTTAAGTCGACAGAATTAAGTGAACAAAGGTTATCGAATACGAAGGCATTAGCAATCCTTTCATCAGATGCACTATCTTCAGTAGCATACGGTCCTGAACAAATTTTGATCGTATTAACTACTGTAGGGGCAGTAGCATATTGGTATTCGGTTCCGATTGGTATAGGTGTTTTGATTTTATTATTAGCATTAATATTATCTTATCGCCAAATTATTTTTAGTTATCCACATGGTGGTGGCGCTTATGTCGTTTCTAAGCAAAACCTCGGCGTCGTTCCAGGTTTAGTTGCAGGTGGTTCCTTACTTGTTGACTATATTTTGACAGTAGCAGTTAGTGTTTCAGCGGGAACGGACGCGATTACATCCGCCTTTCCTATTTTGCATTCACACACAGTTTTTATTGCTGTTATTTTGGTTATGTGTATTACGATTTTAAACTTACGTGGATTAACTGAATCTGCTTCAATTTTGGCATATCCAGTTTATCTATTCGTTGTAGCACTTGTTATTATCATTATCGTAGGTTTGTATAACGTCTTTACAGGTCATGCACCACAAACAGATCATGCAGCTATCGGTACGGTTGTTCCGGGAATCTCGCTCTTTATTCTTTTAAAAGCATTTTCATCTGGTTGCTCAGCTTTAACTGGTGTAGAAGCAATATCGAACGCAATTCCTAACTTTAAAGTTCCTTCTGATAAAAACGCAGCAAAAACATTATTAATGATGGGGTCAATTTTAGCTGTACTTTTTTCAGGAATCATGTTTTTAGCATACTGGTATGGAATTGTACCAAATGCTGAAGAAACTGTAATGTCTCAATTAGGGTCCGATATTTTCGGAAGAAATATAATCTATTTCTTTGTACAAGGTACGACTGCTTTAATTCTTGTTTTAGCAGCAAATACTGGATTCTCGGCTTTCCCGTTACTTGCATATAACTTAGCAAGTGATAAATTTATGCCAAGAATGTATCTACTTCGAGGAGATCGTTTAGGTTATTCAAATGGTATTATTACACTTGGCGTTGCTTCAATATTATTAATTATTGCGTTCCAAGGTAAAACAGAAGCGTTAATTCCACTATATGCTGTTGGTGTATTCGTACCGTTTACACTATCTCAAACAGGTATGGTTGTTAAATGGATTAGGCAAAAGCCACCGGGTTGGTTCCCAAAATTAATCGCAAACTTTGTAGGGGCATTTATTTCTGCAACAGTTTCAATTATTTTCTTAACGACAAAGCTAAACCAAGTTTGGTCAATCTTTATTTTCTTACCTTTGATTGTTATTCTTTTCTTGAGAATACGTAAGCATTATGAAGCAGTAGGTGACCAATTAAGATTAAATAATGATATTCCTGAAAAAATAAGTGGAAATATCATGGTCGTTCCTGTTGCAGGAATTACAAAAGTAGTTGAACGGACAATGCAATACGCTCAAGGTATTGCCGATGAAGTCTATGCTGTTTATATCTCTTTTGATAAGGAAAGTGAAGATCAAATGAGAGAAAAGTGGCAAGGATGGAATCCGAATGTAAACTTAATTGTCGTCCATTCGGAGTATCGAGAAATTACTAGACCACTTCTAAAAGTAATTGATGAAATGGAAGCTAAAGCTCATGAGCAAGGCTTTGAAATTACAGTCTTAATACCACAGTTTATTACGAAGAAAAACTGGCATAATATTCTACACAACCAATCAAGCTTATTATTACGTGCGTATTTACTACATAAACGAAGCGTTATAGTAACTACTGTACCTTTCAGATTTAAAGTGTAG
- a CDS encoding ComF family protein produces the protein MHKLFFENKDIVCLQCKGLFIKIIDPVCEICCGHVFENQKLCKSCLEYKEQNPNQPLIINKSIFHYTNEIKEWLNYFKFCGDVKLASLFAEDLREYYENYFKNYKIVPVPLSDERLNERGFNQVEELARYAGLSLTKCLKRIHTERQSKLNRNERLNREQIFSFSGEMKIDNESVIILDDVYTTGKTVQDAATILLENGASEVYSLTLIRA, from the coding sequence TTGCACAAACTATTTTTTGAAAATAAGGATATCGTATGTTTGCAATGTAAAGGGCTGTTTATAAAAATTATTGATCCAGTTTGTGAAATTTGTTGTGGTCATGTATTTGAGAATCAAAAGCTTTGTAAAAGTTGTTTAGAATATAAGGAGCAAAATCCGAATCAACCTCTAATCATAAATAAATCAATATTTCATTATACAAATGAAATAAAAGAGTGGTTAAATTATTTTAAGTTTTGTGGTGATGTAAAATTAGCATCATTATTTGCTGAAGATTTGAGAGAATACTATGAAAATTATTTTAAAAATTATAAAATAGTGCCTGTCCCGTTAAGTGATGAGAGATTAAACGAAAGAGGTTTTAATCAAGTAGAAGAGCTCGCGCGATATGCCGGGTTAAGTTTAACCAAATGTTTAAAACGAATTCATACAGAAAGGCAAAGTAAGTTAAACCGAAATGAAAGACTAAACCGAGAACAAATATTTTCATTTAGTGGGGAGATGAAGATCGATAATGAATCGGTAATAATACTTGATGATGTATACACAACAGGAAAAACCGTGCAAGATGCTGCAACAATTTTGCTAGAAAATGGTGCTTCTGAAGTGTATTCACTAACATTAATTCGTGCATAA
- a CDS encoding DEAD/DEAH box helicase family protein — protein sequence MGKMSTCTKLIINEADMKLDRSIAGLEWTGKLSPQQEKASLKVLETVNENQSLLLWAVCGAGKTEMLFHGIDAALQQGKFVCITTPRVDVVLELANRFRQAFPTISIAVLYGDSEEVWDGNRITICTVHQLVKFRHAFHLLIIDEVDAFPYNIETHLHWVASEARSIIGSTVQLTATPSTTQQQLALKNRINNVMVPARYHRQPLPVPGFEWIGNWRKIIHKSKKLPKPLEKWLKKFLQEDCPIFLFIPTISECIYIEEAVKKISNKTASVHSKDQYRHEKVRAFRNGEIQILITTTILERGVTISNSQIAVLGADEEVFSESALVQIAGRAGRHIDYASGEVLFFHNGISEEMVRAKKQILLMNELGLKRGWLDKK from the coding sequence ATGGGGAAAATGTCAACTTGTACAAAGCTTATTATAAATGAAGCTGATATGAAATTAGATCGTTCAATAGCTGGACTTGAGTGGACTGGAAAACTTTCGCCTCAACAAGAGAAAGCTTCTCTGAAGGTTCTTGAAACTGTAAATGAAAATCAAAGTCTGCTTCTTTGGGCAGTATGTGGTGCAGGAAAAACTGAAATGTTATTTCACGGAATTGATGCTGCACTACAGCAAGGTAAATTCGTTTGTATTACGACTCCAAGAGTAGATGTTGTTTTAGAATTAGCTAATCGTTTTCGGCAAGCATTCCCTACTATTTCAATTGCAGTACTTTACGGTGATAGTGAAGAAGTATGGGACGGAAATAGAATAACAATTTGTACAGTTCATCAGTTAGTGAAATTTAGGCATGCTTTCCATCTTCTAATTATTGATGAAGTCGATGCCTTTCCTTATAATATTGAAACACATTTGCACTGGGTTGCAAGTGAAGCAAGATCAATAATAGGTTCAACGGTACAATTGACTGCCACTCCTTCTACAACTCAACAACAGTTAGCGCTAAAAAATAGAATTAATAACGTGATGGTCCCCGCTAGATACCATAGACAACCTCTGCCTGTGCCAGGCTTCGAATGGATTGGTAATTGGCGTAAAATAATCCACAAATCAAAAAAACTCCCAAAACCATTAGAAAAATGGCTAAAAAAATTTCTTCAAGAAGACTGTCCGATCTTTCTATTTATCCCGACGATTAGTGAATGTATTTATATAGAAGAAGCTGTTAAAAAGATTTCTAATAAAACTGCATCAGTCCATAGTAAGGACCAATATAGGCATGAAAAAGTTCGTGCATTTCGAAATGGCGAAATTCAAATCTTGATAACAACGACTATTTTAGAGCGAGGTGTCACGATATCAAATAGTCAAATTGCAGTACTAGGTGCTGACGAAGAGGTTTTTTCTGAAAGTGCACTCGTTCAAATTGCAGGTAGAGCGGGAAGACATATTGATTATGCTTCCGGAGAGGTACTTTTTTTTCATAATGGCATTAGTGAGGAAATGGTTAGAGCTAAAAAGCAAATCCTTCTAATGAATGAATTAGGACTGAAGAGAGGATGGCTAGATAAAAAATGA
- a CDS encoding DegV family protein: MRTAIVTDSTSYIDQELRDSLDIHMLPLNVIFGDASYQEEIEITADQFFIKVREQKDLPKTSQPAYGTIIDKFEQLAKEYDAVVSITLSSGISGTYQSMVTAGSMFDNLEVVAYDSEISCMVQGYYVIEAAKMAKDGASPSEIVARLDEIKKTANAYFMVYDLDHLQRGGRLSSAQAFVGSLLQVKPILTFVDKKIVAFEKIRTEKKAMKRITDLFGEVASKGEKMKAVVIHSNREEDAKKLAQQLGEAYPNAEMEISYFGPVIGTHLGDGALGLGWYIV; encoded by the coding sequence ATGAGAACTGCAATTGTTACAGACAGTACATCCTATATCGATCAGGAATTAAGGGATTCTCTAGATATACATATGCTGCCACTTAATGTAATTTTCGGAGATGCATCCTATCAAGAGGAAATTGAAATAACAGCTGACCAATTTTTTATTAAGGTCCGAGAACAAAAGGACTTACCAAAAACATCACAGCCTGCTTATGGCACGATTATTGATAAATTTGAACAGTTAGCAAAGGAATATGACGCAGTAGTTTCTATCACATTATCATCTGGAATAAGTGGAACATATCAAAGTATGGTTACAGCTGGGTCAATGTTTGATAACTTAGAAGTAGTAGCATATGATTCAGAAATTAGCTGTATGGTCCAAGGATATTATGTCATTGAAGCTGCGAAAATGGCCAAAGATGGTGCAAGTCCTTCTGAAATCGTCGCTCGTTTAGACGAAATAAAAAAGACAGCAAATGCCTACTTTATGGTTTATGATCTAGATCACCTACAACGCGGTGGGAGACTATCAAGTGCACAAGCGTTTGTAGGAAGTTTACTCCAAGTAAAACCAATCCTAACATTCGTAGACAAAAAGATAGTAGCTTTTGAAAAAATACGAACTGAAAAAAAAGCAATGAAGCGAATTACAGACTTATTCGGTGAAGTTGCATCAAAAGGTGAAAAAATGAAGGCAGTTGTTATTCACTCCAACCGTGAAGAAGATGCCAAAAAACTAGCCCAACAACTCGGAGAAGCATATCCGAATGCTGAAATGGAAATTTCATATTTTGGCCCAGTCATAGGAACGCATCTCGGTGATGGTGCTTTAGGATTGGGTTGGTATATTGTTTGA